The window CGGGCCCTATCAAACCAGACTTTGAAACCGGCGGATTGCAGCCGTTGATAAAGATGTTCGGCCTGCGCCGAATCTTCAGATTGATAGCTGAGAAAAAGGTCGTAGGATGCGCTCTGCATGAAGAACTCCCCTCGCATTTCACAGCTTTCAGTTATACCATATTCCCCTGACGGTGAGGTAGATCGGTTCGGCTCCGAGCTAAAGGATCTGATATGACTGATGGTGAGAATCTCCGCATAGGAGTGACCGGACATAGAATCCTTCCCAACCCCGCGGCGGCGGCCTTGGCTGTACAAAAAGCCGTCAAGGAAATCATCGCAGAGTATTTACAGAACAAAAAGCCCTCCTCTCCCGTTTTCATTCTCTCCTCCCTGGCGGAAGGCGCGGATCGAATCGCAACGCGTGAATTGCTGAGGCACCCGAATTCGGAACTTCATGCGATCCTTCCTCTCGAAATCGATGATTACATGACGGATTTCAAATCCGCCGATTCGCAGAAGGAGTTTGCGGATCTCATCGCCCTGGCCGGGAAAACCGTGATCCTTCCTTCACAAAAGGATCGGTCACGGGCCTATGAAGCCGCGGGTCACCACGTCGTCGATACCTGTGACCTGCTGATCGCTGTCTGGGACGGGCAGCCGGCGAGGGGGCGGGGCGGCACGGCGGATATTGTCGCCTATGCCCGCCGGAAGAATCGGCCCATCGTCTGGATCCACAGCGAGCATCCCGGGCAGATCATTCGTGAGCCGATACCCCCTAGATGCAAGGTAGATTGGGCGCCCATCGAAGAGGAGCGATTGAGGCGGCATGAGGTCGAAGAGAAACAGAAGCTGGAGTCGACGCTTGAAAAGAGCCTGGCCCTGGCGGCGGGCAATACGACTCCGGAGGCCGCCGCGCTTTTGAAGGAGCGCCTGCGCCGGATTTTGGAGTATTTTATTCCCACCTATGTGAAGGCCGATCAATCCGCTATTTTCTATCAAGCCCGGCATCGGAACGCCACCAGGGCGGTTTTTCTTCTCGCCGCTTCGGCTGTCATAATCGTTTCAGCTCAATTCATATTTCATCTTCCGCATCTGCTTGTTCTGGGCGAGGTGCTGGCCATCGCGACCATCCTTACCCTATTTTATTGGAGTAACTGGAAAGGCTGGCATCGCCATTGGGTCGACTGCCGTTTGCTGGCTGAATGGATTCGCTGCGGCATCTTCGTGGACTTTTTGAGGGATGACGACTCGGATCAGGAAGGCCGTCAGTGGACATCAGAGTGGATCATCAACTCCTGGTGCATCGATCATTTTCAGGATCTCCGGATGCATCAACAGAAGCTCAAGGCATTGACGGAAGACTCTCTTCCGGTTCTCAAAGATTTTTTTAGGACGGCCTGGCTGAACGATCAGAGAGTCTTTCATGAACGAACGGCGGCAAGAGAAATTAAGAGGCATAACAGGATCTCCCGTGCGAGTGAAGCCTGTTTCTGGATGACCTTCATTGCGGCGATCCTGCATCTCCTGCCCCATTCCCTGTATCCCGGCCTGCATGCCTATCATCAATCAATTGCCAGGATCCTGACATTTCTTGTCATCGCCCTGCCGGCGGCAGGTTCGGCCTTTGCAGGATTGCGTTCGCATTTTCAGTATAAAAAATTGAGCAGGCGATCAGGGATGATGGCGTTCCGTCTGGAGAAACTGGATCATCAGCTTGACCGGATGAACAGCTTGGAAGAGCTCAAGGGGAAGGTTCTGACGGCGGAGTCATTGATGCTTCATGAAAACACCGATTGGCATGTGACGATCGGATCGAATCCGCCGGAGAAATTGGCGTAGGGGCGATCATCGCCTTCCCATGTGGCCGGAGGAGCGTCCAGGCCAGCAAGAGTAGTTTGGACGATACGACTCGACCTGAAGGATCAAGGTTCCAGCAGATTATTGTACAATTTCTCATACGATTTGATCATGACGGGAATCGAGTAAGCTTCTTCAATCCGCCGTTTGGCGCGCCGGCCCGATTCCCGGCGTTGCTCAGGTGACAGCTGCAGCATCCCGCGAATCAGCGCGGCGAGGGCATCTACTTGCCCCGGGGCAAAAAGACCGCCGGCCGCCCCCCCGGCCAGGATCTCCCGGTGAACGGGGATATCCGAGGCGAGACAGGGCACGCCGGCCGCCATCGCCTCAAGCAAGGCGTTCGGCATCCCCTCACTATGCGAAGGAAAAACAAAAAGATCCATCGCGGCGAGATGCATGCCCACATCCTCGACACGCCCCCGGAAGGTTATACGTTCCCCGATACCCAGCTCCGCTGCCAGCCGCTCCATTTCCGACAGCGTGCGGCCATCCCCCACCAGCATCAGATGCCACGGGATCGGCGCTTCGGCGGCAACCTTCCGCAAAGCCTGCAGCAGATCCACATGCCCCTTTCCCGGATGGAAATTGCCGACCATACCCAGCAGAACGGTATCTTCGGAAAGCTTCAATTCTCCCCGGATCCGATCGCGGCCGCCCGGGTCAGCGTCCTGTCGCGGCACCCCATTGGGGATCGTGACCAAACGCTCCGCCGGGACGCCCCATCCTTCCGCCGTACGCGCAAGATGATCCGACACCGCGACGACCGAGGAGGCTCTCCGTCCGGCCCAGCGGTAGAACAATTTTAAAATGGCCGGATGTGGAAGGGAGTGGCCGCGGATCGCGAGAACATGATGAGGGCGCGGCATCTCCCGCCAGCCTCCTAGCAGATCGAGGGCCGCGGCGCCCATCATATGGCTTCCGTAGAGATAGCTCTGTAGGATTTGTACATGTTGCTTAATGAGAAAGCGGCGCAGTTTCACGACGGCGCTGTACCCCGCCGGGCTGTAAATGCGGCGGAATTTGAGTTCCAACATTGGAATGTCGAGGCGGCGGACCTCCTCGAGCAGAGGACCGTCAAATTGCTTTAGAACGAGACAGGGACGAAAAGTTTCTTTCGACAGCCCGCTCAGCAGGTGGACGATCTGCCGCTCCGCCCCGCCGAGCCGGAGGCCCCCGCCGAGCAACGCAATGCCGATACGCCCATCCTGTGACACCTATGATCTCTCCAATTCCACTTTCACCATCTCACCGAACCGCTTCATCCCCTCGTGAATCTGCTCGGGGGAGACCATGCTGAAACTGGCGCGCATACAATTCTGCAAGCCGCCCTGCGTCGAGAAAGCGCCGCCGGGCACAAGAAGCACCTTTAAGCTTTCACATTGTTCCTCAATCATCCGATTCGCATTGCAATCTTTCGGCAGCACAAACCAGATAAACATTCCTTCATTGGGGACATTGTAGGTCACCTCTGAAGGCAGATACTCGTGGGCCGCCGCCATCATCGCGTCGCGATTCCTGCGATAAAAGTCGCAATTCTTGCGGATGTGCACACGGAAGCCGTCATGTCCGCCCGTCGTTAGATACTGATGTAACAGCGCCTGAATGAACATACTCGTGTGGAGATTGGAGCATTGCTTGAAATAGAGGATCTGTTTCACGATATCGGCCGGCCCCGAAGCGTATCCGATCCGCAAACCCGGCGCGAAGATCTTTGAGAAGCTATCCAGCCGGACGACGCGGCCTTCCGTATCCATCGATTGCAGGGACGCCCCGGGAGGATTATCGTCCAGACGCACCAGTTGATAGGGATCATCCTCGCAGATGAGCAGATCGTACTTCGACGCCAGCTCCAGCATCTGCTTCTTCCGATCCTGGGAGAGTCCGACACCGCCGGGATTATGGCCGTTCGGAATGGTATAAATAAACTTCGGCATCGGCTTCCCCTGCGAAGACAACACCGACAGCTTCGAAGCCAAGGCCGACGTATCCATCCCGTTCACATCGAGAGGGACCGACACAAAGTTTTTTGTGAAAGATTTGAAGGAGGCCAAAGCGCCGGGATAGGTCGGCTCAGAGACGACGATGCTGTCCTCCGCCTCGGCAAAGAGATAGGCCATGATGAAGAGGCCTTCCTGGCTGCCGTTGAGGACGACGATCTGGGATTCGTCGAGGGTCACCCCATCTTTGCCCCGATGCCAATCGATCAACTCCCGTCGCAGACCGGCATGCGCATCGGAGGGGCCGTACTGCGAGGCCGTGATGAGATCCTTGCCTTCCAGCGCCGCCTTCGTGCCATCCTTAAATTGAACATCGACCTGCTTGAAGACAAACGTGTCGGGATTGGGGTAGCCGCCGCCCAGAGAAATCATCCCATCGATCTTGAGATACTTCAGGAGCTCGCGGATAATCGACGGCTCCTTCCCCCGGGCGCGATTCGCCAGGCGCCGCTGCAGATCCAGCATCATGACCTCCACCTTCTCCAGAAACTCTTACTATATAATGAATATCGACAAAAAGTCCCGAAAAACGCCGCATTGGGAGCCTCGTCATAGTCGCGTTAGCGTAATCCAATCATTACGTTACGTCAACACGGCTGACGCCGGCGGCCGGTCTCTGACCGTTGACGAACCGGCCCGCCATGGGTACATTAAGAGGTGGCGGATGTCTTTTCTGCAGCCGATCATTTTTGTTCGGCGCCCCGACTCCGGCCGAAGTCGGATGCCCATTCCCGCCCTCATGAAATACCATTGGTTTGAGGATGGAGGCCTCGATGAAGATTCAGGTCCTGCAAGAGAAATGCACGGGTTGCAGACTCTGCGAGCAGATCTGCACCATTCACCACTGCAAAGAGATTAATCCCAAGAAATCAGCGATTCGCATCAAGGCGGAATTCCCCGTGCCGGGCGTCTTTATTCCGAAGCTCTGCGATCAATGTGGGGATTGTATAGAAGTCTGTCCTTCAAACGCCATTTCGAAAAAGGACGATGCCGTTGTCATTGATCCCGACGAATGTTCCAATTGTGGACTCTGCGTTCAGGAATGTCCAACCGGCGTCATCTACGAGCATCCCGATATGGAGACACCGATTATCTGTGATCTCTGTTTGAAATGCACCGAGGTGTGCAACACGGGCGCGCTTGTCGTTATCGATGATTGATGAAAGGAGCAAGAGCAAGATGAACGGATTCGGAGGAACCACGCTGCGGATCAATCTCGCCACGGGGGACATCCGCCGGGAGCCGACATCGGAGAAGATGGCGCGTGAGTGGATGGGCGCCCGCGGTTTTGTTTCGAAGATTCTGTATGAAGAGGTTCCCCGGGACGCCGATCCGCTGGGACCGGATAATATTTTCATCATGGCCCCGGGCGTCTTGACCGGATCCTTCGCGCCCGCCGGCTCGAAGATCGGATTCGGATGCATCTCCCCCGCCACCAACGGCCATGCCGATTCGAGTATGGGCGGGCACCTCGGACCCGAACTGAAATATGCCGGTTACGACTATATCATTTTGGAAAAGATCGCATCGGAACCCTCCTATATCTATATCGATAACGACACGGTTGAGATCCGCCCCGCCGGTGATTATTGGGGCATGGGATCGCTTGACCTGGAAGCCCGCATGAAGACGGATCTCGGCGAGGAATTCCAGATCGCGACCATCGGTCCGGCCGGCGAAAACGGCGTCGTCTTCTCCTGCATCTCGCACGATTTCGGCCGCCAGGCGGGCCGCTGCGGCGTCGGCGCCGTGATGGGCTCCAAAAAGATCAAGGCGATCGCCGTTCGCGGCACGAAATCACTTCCGGTCTACGATATCGAGAAACACACGCAGCTGACCTATGACATTATTCAGCGGACAAAGACCCATCCAAACATGGCGCCCTGGCAGAAATATGGCACCTCCTTCTTTGTGGGTTGGTCGAACGAGCGGGGTTGCTTTCCCACCAAGAATTTCCAGACAACATATTTCAACGGCTGGGAACATATCGACGGCGAGCGCTTCGTCAAAGATTGTGTTGTGACCGACAAGGCCTGTTTCGGCTGCTGGATGAACTGCGGGAAATACGCCGTGGCCAGGATCCCCGGCAAGCCGGACGCTTATCTCGAAGGACCCGAATACGAGACACTGGCCCTGATCGGCGGCAATTGCGCCATGACCGATATCAATCATGTCGCCTATGCAAATTACCTCTGCGACAACCTCGGCATCGACACGATGAGCGGCGGCGCCTCCGTCGCCCTCGGAATGGAGTGCTATCAGAAGGGCCTCATCACAAAGGACGATCTCGAGGGGCATGAGCTGCGCTGGGGCAACATCGACGATTTTGAACATTTCACGCGGATGATCGTTGAGAAGCGTGGGATTGGCGCCGCTTTCTCCAGGGGAACGAAGCGGGCGGCGGATCACATCGGCGGCGACGCGCCGAAGTTTATCTCACAGGCCAAGGGAATGGAGTTCAGCGGATATGACACGCGCTGGTATCCGTCACAGCTTCTCTCCTTCTGCACCGCCGATATCGGCGCGCATCACAATCGCAGCTGGGCGATCACGGCCGATCTCGAGCTCGGCCGCGAAACGATCGAGGGCAAAGCGGCGGTTGTAATTTATCTGCAGCATATCCGGCCCTTGTTTGATTCATGGAGCTGCTGCCGTCTCTTCTGGGGCGAGTTGGACATTACACCCGAGGAGCATGTCGAGTCGATCAACTGCCTGACCGGCTGGGATCTGACGATCGAAGAAGCGTATCGCATCTCCGAGAAGATCTGGAACCTGACCCGCGCGCATTATATCGAACGCAACGGCGGACCGGGGCGGGATCACGACCAGGCGCCGATCCGGCATCTCGAGGAGCCGGTTCCCGACGGCCCCGCACAGGGCAAGATGGTCGGCCGGGAAAACTTCGAGCGGCTTTTGGATGACTATTACAAAAACCGTGGCTGGGCCAAAAACGGCAATCCCACGCGGGAGATTCTCGAGGATCTCGGCCTCGGCTTCGCGGCGGACAATCTCGAGAAGATTGGGCAGCTGGGCGCGCCCATCCCCGGCGGCATCCCGGCGGTTCGCGGCCAGAAACTGAAACCGAAGGCGATGTAGGGCGGGTTGACTTTGGGGCGGCTGAAAGCGGGACTCACATGAAGATAACTCTTCGCGCCGGTGGAATCCTTAAGAACAAGCTGAAGACCGACGCCGACGAACACACGATGACGATCGAGACGAAGGAGGGTCTCACATTAAGAGAGATCCTCAAGCAGGCCGACGTGCCTGAAGAATTCGTCGCCTTCGCCATCGTCGCGGGCGAGGTGCAGAGGCTGAAATATGTTCCGAAGGATGGTGATGAGATCACGCTTCAGCCGCCTGTTTCCGGCGGGTGATTTCTTCATGGTTTCCTGCTGGAATTGCTGCGATGAACCCGCACCCCTGCTCTCAAGTTGCACCAATCAATGCAACTAGACGTTCTGTAAAACTATGCGGGGTCCTGACGCGCCCTCCGTCCATTCTCTTCTCTGTGAAGCCATTATCATCAAAATCGCTACATCCGCTTAACGTAAGTTATCGCAAACTCGAGCGAATAATATCACTTGAGACCTGATCGGTTCAACTCGCAATAGGACCCACAAATGGACTCAAACTGAGCCTTGGATCGGACCACGATGGTTGCCGCCTTCAATTACTGGCGGGCCGACACCTAGATGATGGCGCACATTCAAGCCGCATCGCATGTGTCATATTCAACGCCGCGCTTGCTATAACATTAACAGAATCGCAACGTCAACCACAACGTTTCCCCGCGATCATCCCATAACACCACTTTGCCCCGGAACACAACAAGTCCGCGCGGCACGGGAAATGATAGAATGACTGGCTTTTCAGGACACTTCGTGGATCTTAAGTCTGGCGGGCAAAATTCATGTGACTTGAGCATTGGCTCGTCTTCTACATTGCATTCGCTTCCACAAAGATGCGAAATCTGCATTCCCGTCACGCCTGTTTGGAGCCACGATGAGCAAGCCGGGGGCAGATTTGGCGATTTTAACTCCCATGGGACGATTCAGCGACAGAAATTCGGCCCTCTTTATCATTTTCTAGATATCTGAGGGACCTCAAACGCAGGCACTATGCTGTGATATTAAGGGTTAGCCGATCCGACCCGTTTAAGAGCCAATGCCATTGGGTCCAACCAATCGAGAATCGTGAACAGAGAATCACCGAGTCTCCGTGTAGTTTAACTTGATGCTTCCCCAAGTAGTGATTTGAATCGGTGTTATTCCCTCCGGGTACGTAGCAAGCAGCAGGTAGGAATCATTCGCATCATATACGTCTTCATACCCCTCGATGTCTATAATATATGTTCCCGTCGGCATATTTGATTCATGAATCTCTTCATCCTCTGATCCCCAGTTATTTGAAAATGCCACCCAATCCCAGGAATCTTCTTCTGGATTGTACCTAAACAAATAAAGATCATAATCAGCTGGAAGCGAAGTTAGTGATATATCAATTGCACCAGCAATCGTGACTTCAAATGTATAGAGATCTACATCACCAGGAACAGAAATCCATGATTCATATGTGATTCCGCTTTCGATGGGATACGCATCCTCAATCGTGTTATTTGGTTCAAATGAATCTTCAGCAGATGCAATTCCTGTAGCGCCGACTAATAGAATTGTAAACAGGCACAAGATAAACACCAGGCCGCTATTTCTGGTTTTCATACCTCACTCTCCCTTTTCATTTATTAAACTGTTGGCTTGCTATTCATCGGCATGAATCACCAATAGCTTGTGTGATCATTAGTCACTGATAAGGATACATCAACTGATGAGATTTTTGTAGATCCCAACATTCCTTGTGGAGGCAGGCTTAGAGTTTAACTCTAATCCTGGACCGATCCTGGGGGTCAGGCCAGGTCCGTAACCGGGGGTTAGGAATGAGTCACATCCTAACTCCAACTCCGACAGCCGGATGGCCTCTACCGAAGGAACAACAGATATTCCGGATACAGACTGCTCGAGAGAGATGCTATACTATTCCTGAATCTCAAGCGCCCTATCGCCATGAATTGTCGAAGGGAGGCTCCCGTGACTTGCCGCTCCTGGCCTCTATTTCTGCTGATCCTGCTGATACCGGATCAGTGTGCCCTTTCGAGTGAGATTCTACGCGTCGATCCCATCAACGGGCCATTTTATACAATTCAGTCAGCCATCGATTCATGCGAAGCATACGACATTGTCGAGCTGGCGCCGGCCTCATTCGATGAATCGGTCACCATAGAAACCAAGAGCATCACCATCCGGTCCACCGACGGCCCCGCGGCCACGATCTGGGATGGATCGGGGCAGCACCGCCTCATTTTGGCGGCTGATTGCAACCTCACGCTCGAAGGGATCACATTCCAGAATGGTTGGACCGATGTCGGCGGAGGCGGCGCCGTCCGAGCCCGCCATTCTATTCTGCAGATTCAGGATTGCGCTTTCCGCGGGAATGTCGTCGGTTGTGCGCCAACGGGACGGACTCAAGGAGGCGCCATCTATTTAAGCGGCAGTAACAGCGGAGTCGATATCCGCCGCAGCCTGTTCGTGGAGAATCGGACAATTGGTGACATGAATAATGGCGGGGCCGTCGCTTTTACAATATTCGATTCAGGTTTGAATCCGAATTCGGACGCCGCTGATCCTGCGCTTCAGGCCAACCCTGGCTCAATGACGATTGAGGACTGCACCTTCCTTCGCAATGTCTCCGGGTGGGATGGCTCCGCGGTTATGGACTGGGTCTCGAGTGTGCTTTCTGTCCAGCGTTGTCTCTTTATTGAAAACAGGAGACTGGGCGGCCTAAGGACAGGTGGTATATTCACACTCAGCTCGGGTCTTTTGAATCTCCACTGCTGTCTGATTTGGGAAGAGTCCTCCCCGGTAATCGATGATCGCGAGTTGCTCGCACAAGAAAATCTTGCCGGTTACTTCTATGCTGATCCACGGATATGTCCGGACGATCCGGAGACTATCCACGAGAGTTCGCCGGCTTTGACCTGGCTGGGGTGCCCGGATATCGGCAATCTGCCGGTCGGATGCCGTGGTCCCATTGTCCTGTCGGTTCGAGCGCATCCCCTCAATCCTGAGGCAGCCCAGATAATCCGCATTTATGGGTATGGTTTGGACGAGGTAGATGGAGCAACGCTCGAATCTTCGGAGGGAGAGATCTACGAGGATGTTCGGCTTTCTCATGACGACACGTGGCTTGCCGTCACATTTGATCTTTTGGGAGCGGATCCGGGATCATGGACGCTTCGGCTGTTTGAAGGTGGTGAGCCTGTGGCCTCGCTGGAAGAGGCCGTTACGGTGCTCCCATTTACAGTCCTTGCCTTCCTGGAGCCATGGATCGAAACGCGTGATAGCCGATCGCTGAAACTGGCGCAGCGCGGATGGACGGGGGAGATAGGTCTTGAGCTGGTTCACAGCGAAATTGATGAAAGAATCCCCTTTCAAGAAATGGAGCAGATTGCTTCCGATACCCTACTCCTGAATGCTGACTTCCAGTGGGCTGCAGATGGTGTTTATGACCTAGAGGTTACCAAAGGAACCCAAGCTGTTCGTGTTGAAGACGTTTTGTATGTAGGAATTCCCCCCGTATTGAGGGTGCCGGATGATTATGAGACAATTCCCGATGCCATCCTAGCCGCCCCTCCCGGAGCTGAGATCCAAGTGGGGGAAGGAATTTATCCGGAATCCGTCGTCGTGGACCGCCCGATCAGATTAAGAGGGCAGGGCCGGACCACCCGGATTTCACTCGCCGAAAGTGAAACAACTCGCTGCGTCCATATTCTGGAGTCCGCAGGTCGCATCACGAGAATTGACAGCCTGACTATTGAAAGGGGCGCTCCCGCATCGGGGTCAGGCGGTGGTTTACTGGCCGAGGCGCCAGTGACCGTTCATGCCTGTAATTTTTATTACAACCGTGCCGGCCTGGGTAACGGAGGGGCTGCATGCCTGGCCCCCGGCAGCCAGGTTCTCGGCTCCAACTTCATGTACAATGGATTGAACGGGGGTGAGTCCGGCGTCGTCTCGGATCCGTTTGCGGGAGCGCATGGCGTAGCTGGAGCCCTTTTTTGCCTCGATTGCCGAGTAGAAAATTCACAATTTGAGGGCAACTTCGCGCCATGTGTGGGAGCTGCTGCTGTGAGAGGTCTTTTTCGAAACAACCATCTCGGTTACAATTTTGATTCGTGGTATGAGGGGGATGGAATCGATGCCCTTGCTGCGCAGGGGGAAATTACGGGCAACCGGTTTGAAAACTCATGCGGGAGCGACGGCCCGCCCATAGCCTTCATCCTCGGTCCGTCATCTGTTTCTTACAATACATTTAGTGACTATTGGCAGGATATGTGTTATGAACTAAGCCTTGTGCAACTTCAAGGTCCCGTCGATTTCTTTCACAATACACTCGCAGGTACTGGACTCCAGATTTGTACACACATCCAAACCCCGCCTGGGCCTGGAGACAAGATTCGCATCTATAACAATTTGATTGAATCCGGCCGGGCTCACTATCCTGACCTTTTCTATTGCCGGAGGAGGCTTGTTCTAGGCCCGGTCTTTTCGATTCCAACGACAAATATCGAATCTTCGTGCAACCTGGGCGACGATATTGCAATCTATTCGCCCAGCGGTCGTTATGAATGTCCCGACTGCGTGCATGAGATGCATGACGTTGGATACTGCGAAGTTCCTTATGATGACGGATACCATTCTTACGGTGAATTCAACCTGAGGCTGCGTCTTAATAGCCCAGCCCTACCAAACAATTCACCGATCGGGTGCGCGGATACACTCGGGGCGCAACCGGTGGGATGCGATGTTGTCCCGGTGCTGGTGTCCGGAGCTCAGGTCGGATTGACTGACGATGGTGTGGAATTAAGCTGGACGCTCTCGTCCGATCTTTCCGTGCTTGGCTTTGGGCTCATGCGAGAGAATGACGGGCAAAGAATCGAATTGACA is drawn from Candidatus Eisenbacteria bacterium and contains these coding sequences:
- a CDS encoding glycosyltransferase, with translation MSQDGRIGIALLGGGLRLGGAERQIVHLLSGLSKETFRPCLVLKQFDGPLLEEVRRLDIPMLELKFRRIYSPAGYSAVVKLRRFLIKQHVQILQSYLYGSHMMGAAALDLLGGWREMPRPHHVLAIRGHSLPHPAILKLFYRWAGRRASSVVAVSDHLARTAEGWGVPAERLVTIPNGVPRQDADPGGRDRIRGELKLSEDTVLLGMVGNFHPGKGHVDLLQALRKVAAEAPIPWHLMLVGDGRTLSEMERLAAELGIGERITFRGRVEDVGMHLAAMDLFVFPSHSEGMPNALLEAMAAGVPCLASDIPVHREILAGGAAGGLFAPGQVDALAALIRGMLQLSPEQRRESGRRAKRRIEEAYSIPVMIKSYEKLYNNLLEP
- a CDS encoding PLP-dependent aminotransferase family protein codes for the protein MMLDLQRRLANRARGKEPSIIRELLKYLKIDGMISLGGGYPNPDTFVFKQVDVQFKDGTKAALEGKDLITASQYGPSDAHAGLRRELIDWHRGKDGVTLDESQIVVLNGSQEGLFIMAYLFAEAEDSIVVSEPTYPGALASFKSFTKNFVSVPLDVNGMDTSALASKLSVLSSQGKPMPKFIYTIPNGHNPGGVGLSQDRKKQMLELASKYDLLICEDDPYQLVRLDDNPPGASLQSMDTEGRVVRLDSFSKIFAPGLRIGYASGPADIVKQILYFKQCSNLHTSMFIQALLHQYLTTGGHDGFRVHIRKNCDFYRRNRDAMMAAAHEYLPSEVTYNVPNEGMFIWFVLPKDCNANRMIEEQCESLKVLLVPGGAFSTQGGLQNCMRASFSMVSPEQIHEGMKRFGEMVKVELERS
- a CDS encoding 4Fe-4S binding protein is translated as MKIQVLQEKCTGCRLCEQICTIHHCKEINPKKSAIRIKAEFPVPGVFIPKLCDQCGDCIEVCPSNAISKKDDAVVIDPDECSNCGLCVQECPTGVIYEHPDMETPIICDLCLKCTEVCNTGALVVIDD
- a CDS encoding aldehyde ferredoxin oxidoreductase family protein encodes the protein MNGFGGTTLRINLATGDIRREPTSEKMAREWMGARGFVSKILYEEVPRDADPLGPDNIFIMAPGVLTGSFAPAGSKIGFGCISPATNGHADSSMGGHLGPELKYAGYDYIILEKIASEPSYIYIDNDTVEIRPAGDYWGMGSLDLEARMKTDLGEEFQIATIGPAGENGVVFSCISHDFGRQAGRCGVGAVMGSKKIKAIAVRGTKSLPVYDIEKHTQLTYDIIQRTKTHPNMAPWQKYGTSFFVGWSNERGCFPTKNFQTTYFNGWEHIDGERFVKDCVVTDKACFGCWMNCGKYAVARIPGKPDAYLEGPEYETLALIGGNCAMTDINHVAYANYLCDNLGIDTMSGGASVALGMECYQKGLITKDDLEGHELRWGNIDDFEHFTRMIVEKRGIGAAFSRGTKRAADHIGGDAPKFISQAKGMEFSGYDTRWYPSQLLSFCTADIGAHHNRSWAITADLELGRETIEGKAAVVIYLQHIRPLFDSWSCCRLFWGELDITPEEHVESINCLTGWDLTIEEAYRISEKIWNLTRAHYIERNGGPGRDHDQAPIRHLEEPVPDGPAQGKMVGRENFERLLDDYYKNRGWAKNGNPTREILEDLGLGFAADNLEKIGQLGAPIPGGIPAVRGQKLKPKAM
- a CDS encoding MoaD/ThiS family protein, giving the protein MKITLRAGGILKNKLKTDADEHTMTIETKEGLTLREILKQADVPEEFVAFAIVAGEVQRLKYVPKDGDEITLQPPVSGG
- a CDS encoding PPC domain-containing protein, whose translation is MKTRNSGLVFILCLFTILLVGATGIASAEDSFEPNNTIEDAYPIESGITYESWISVPGDVDLYTFEVTIAGAIDISLTSLPADYDLYLFRYNPEEDSWDWVAFSNNWGSEDEEIHESNMPTGTYIIDIEGYEDVYDANDSYLLLATYPEGITPIQITTWGSIKLNYTETR
- a CDS encoding T9SS type A sorting domain-containing protein, which gives rise to MNCRREAPVTCRSWPLFLLILLIPDQCALSSEILRVDPINGPFYTIQSAIDSCEAYDIVELAPASFDESVTIETKSITIRSTDGPAATIWDGSGQHRLILAADCNLTLEGITFQNGWTDVGGGGAVRARHSILQIQDCAFRGNVVGCAPTGRTQGGAIYLSGSNSGVDIRRSLFVENRTIGDMNNGGAVAFTIFDSGLNPNSDAADPALQANPGSMTIEDCTFLRNVSGWDGSAVMDWVSSVLSVQRCLFIENRRLGGLRTGGIFTLSSGLLNLHCCLIWEESSPVIDDRELLAQENLAGYFYADPRICPDDPETIHESSPALTWLGCPDIGNLPVGCRGPIVLSVRAHPLNPEAAQIIRIYGYGLDEVDGATLESSEGEIYEDVRLSHDDTWLAVTFDLLGADPGSWTLRLFEGGEPVASLEEAVTVLPFTVLAFLEPWIETRDSRSLKLAQRGWTGEIGLELVHSEIDERIPFQEMEQIASDTLLLNADFQWAADGVYDLEVTKGTQAVRVEDVLYVGIPPVLRVPDDYETIPDAILAAPPGAEIQVGEGIYPESVVVDRPIRLRGQGRTTRISLAESETTRCVHILESAGRITRIDSLTIERGAPASGSGGGLLAEAPVTVHACNFYYNRAGLGNGGAACLAPGSQVLGSNFMYNGLNGGESGVVSDPFAGAHGVAGALFCLDCRVENSQFEGNFAPCVGAAAVRGLFRNNHLGYNFDSWYEGDGIDALAAQGEITGNRFENSCGSDGPPIAFILGPSSVSYNTFSDYWQDMCYELSLVQLQGPVDFFHNTLAGTGLQICTHIQTPPGPGDKIRIYNNLIESGRAHYPDLFYCRRRLVLGPVFSIPTTNIESSCNLGDDIAIYSPSGRYECPDCVHEMHDVGYCEVPYDDGYHSYGEFNLRLRLNSPALPNNSPIGCADTLGAQPVGCDVVPVLVSGAQVGLTDDGVELSWTLSSDLSVLGFGLMRENDGQRIELTAEPMPPCNQCRYLDHEALLLSGPTEYWLTILWDNGREDIVPLGGLALTAPREMRLDPPHPNPVSVAGSVSFYLPRKSYAQVELIDVAGRRVMKLLEAWTDPGRTIISLHQEIPQLQSGIYWIRLSAEGQSRTRRFVVVR